The window AGATCAGACATATGGATTTATGGTTAGTGTGGCTGGAGTGGGTTCGCTGATTGGGGCTACTGTGGCAGCAAACTTGACGAAACGATTGTCATTAAAATCTTATGTTACGCTTGGCTTATTGTTAACAATGGTAGGCTACACGGCTTTCTACGCATCATTTAACTTTTGGTCTGCGCTATTAGCATTTATTTGTTTAGGATTCTTTGCGGCATTTAGCAATGCAGGATACGAGACTTTTTATCAAAAAAATGTGCCTACCGATATAATGGGACGGTTCGGCAGTCTAGCTTCCATGTTCCAAAGCATTCTTCAAATTATGTTTACGTTTTTGTTAGGCGTAAGTGCAGAACTGTTCACATTACAATACAGTGCGATTGTTTTTGGTTGTATCAGTATAGCCTGTACACTTGTATTATTGTTTGTGGTATATGCTAATAAAAGCACGAATCATTTTAAAGAAACACCAATTTAACGATTTAGTAGCCATTCGTTTGTTGCATATTTGGTAATAACTACAAATGAGGTCGTTCCATTTACGGAATGACCTCATTTGTATGTTGTAGTCTAGATTTTATTAATTTTCTTCCATATCTTTACGATTTTTCTTTAACATTTTTGATAGCATTTCATATACGATTGGTACAACTACCAATGTTAATAATGTTGAAGATAATAATCCACCGATTACAGTGATGGCAAGGTCTTTTGAAATCAGACCACTACCGCCGCTTCCGAATGCCATTGGAAGCATAGCGCCAATTGTAGCAATGGCAGTCATTAAGATTGGACGTAAACGAGTTGCGCCCGCTTCTAAAATCGCTTCACGCATTTGTAGGCCGTTACGTTCCATGTGGATGATGCGGTCTACGAGGACAATAGCATTTGTGACAACAATACCAATTAACATTAAGAGACCCATCATAACTGAAACAGAAATTGTTTGACCTGTCACATATAGGCCAACAAATGCCCCAATCACAGCAAATGGTAATGAGAATAGGATTGCGAATGGTGCTAAGCCTTCACCAAATGTTACAACAAGAATGAAGTAAACAATGGCGATTGCTGCTAGCATTGCTATACCAAGTTGCGTAAATGTTTCTGCCATATCAGCAGCAACACCAGCTACGCCAGTTGTTACACCTTTAGGTAAGTCTAATTCATCGATTTTTTTATCTGCAGCAGATGAAGCTTTTGAAATGTCGTCGCCGATAATTGTACCGGAAACCGTTGCAAAGTATTCACCTTTTGAGCGAGATAATGAATTTAGTGTCGTACCTTCTTCAACTTGCACTAATTCACCGATTGTCATTGTAGTGCCTAAAGCTGTTTTTATTTCAGTTGCTAAGACATCATCTAGTGATAATGCTGCTGCTTTTGCTTCACGTTGCACGATTACATTAATGTCCTCGCCATCGTGCTCAACCGTTGTTAAAACTTCTTGTGATGACGTAGTATTTAAAGCCATTACAATTTGTGCAGTTGTTAAACCATATTGTAAGACATTTTTTTGATCTACTTTTAAAATGTGCTCTACATATGGATCTTCGTTATCAGATTTAATATCTTCTAAACCGTCAACTTCTTTTAGTGCGCCTTCAACTTCGAGTACTGCTTTACGAAGATTATCTAGATTTTCACTATATAATGTGTAGCTCACTTCGTTTGAAGACATAGACATAGATGAGAAGTTTTGAGTTTTCCATTCACCTGATTGACCAATGTTAAATACATACTTTTCTACGTCTTCACGTGCGCCAGGGAAATCCTTCATATCTGGGTCGAAGATCAGGTACATTAAAGCACCACCAGCACCGCCACCCATCATCATTGCGGCTGGATCTACGTTTGAAGCATCGGTAATTGATACCTGTAAAATATCAATGTCTTTACGTTTCATTAATTCTTTTTCAACTGCTGCAACATTTGCTTCTGTTTCATTCATTAGCTCACCAGTAGCAGGTGTATATGTTAAATACATAACTTTTTCTTCCTGAGAACCCATGAAACTAAAGCCGATTAATGGCGTTAAAGCAAGAGATCCAACGAGCATTAAAATCGCAATAACAGAAGTAATGAACTTATGATTTAATGCTTTTTCTAATACCCCTCTATACCAAGTAGCTAGTTTACCAACTTCTTTATGCTGGCTCTCTTTTTTCTCACCGTATAATTTCTTACGGAATAAGAAGTGAGATAGCGCTGGTACAATCGTAATCGCGACTAATAATGATGCGCCTAGAGCGAATGACATTGTTAATGCGAATGGCATGAATAATTCACCAACCATACCACCTACAAAAATAAGTGGTGCAAATACTGCAACTGTTACTAATGTAGAAGAAAGGATTGGTTTGAACATTTCAATTGTCGCTTCACGAATAAGTGCGCGACCAGTCATTTTTTCTTCTTTTAAATGGATACGTCGATAAATATTTTCTACAACAACAATGGAGTCATCGATTACACGGCCAATGGCAACTGTAATCGCCCCGAGTGTCATAATATTTAGCGT of the Lysinibacillus fusiformis genome contains:
- a CDS encoding efflux RND transporter permease subunit translates to MKGLVNFVLKNKLAVWLLTIIITVSGIYSGTRMKMESIPDISIPYLIVMGVYPGATPEQVMNELSIPFEKSIESLEDVKAVYSTSSSNVAQVQVEYDYGIDMDEKKRQLESALDNVKLPEGAQEPTIMAISMNMMPVIALSASSSDEDIVELTSTVEDILLPKIEKIDGVASATITGQHIEQVSFKYDEEKMAALGLTEESVKQMIQASDMALSLGLYEFTVGEQAVSVDGKVKSIEELKELLIPVTPSATQPSPFVRLGDIATIEVEGKVQSVSRTNGKDAIAIQIVKGQDANTVTVVNAVKDLIKDEEKTIDGLKIDISLDQGAPIEDSVFTMIEKAVFGGAIAVLIILLFLRDFKSTIISIISIPVSVFMALLLLNWMDITLNIMTLGAITVAIGRVIDDSIVVVENIYRRIHLKEEKMTGRALIREATIEMFKPILSSTLVTVAVFAPLIFVGGMVGELFMPFALTMSFALGASLLVAITIVPALSHFLFRKKLYGEKKESQHKEVGKLATWYRGVLEKALNHKFITSVIAILMLVGSLALTPLIGFSFMGSQEEKVMYLTYTPATGELMNETEANVAAVEKELMKRKDIDILQVSITDASNVDPAAMMMGGGAGGALMYLIFDPDMKDFPGAREDVEKYVFNIGQSGEWKTQNFSSMSMSSNEVSYTLYSENLDNLRKAVLEVEGALKEVDGLEDIKSDNEDPYVEHILKVDQKNVLQYGLTTAQIVMALNTTSSQEVLTTVEHDGEDINVIVQREAKAAALSLDDVLATEIKTALGTTMTIGELVQVEEGTTLNSLSRSKGEYFATVSGTIIGDDISKASSAADKKIDELDLPKGVTTGVAGVAADMAETFTQLGIAMLAAIAIVYFILVVTFGEGLAPFAILFSLPFAVIGAFVGLYVTGQTISVSVMMGLLMLIGIVVTNAIVLVDRIIHMERNGLQMREAILEAGATRLRPILMTAIATIGAMLPMAFGSGGSGLISKDLAITVIGGLLSSTLLTLVVVPIVYEMLSKMLKKNRKDMEEN